Genomic window (Coriobacteriia bacterium):
TCTACACGCAGGCGCACATGGACGTGACCGCCGAGAGCGTCATGGAGGTCATGGACCACTCCGCCAAGGTGCGAGGGCTGGCCTTCAACTACGAGCCGGAGTACCTGCGCTTCTTCCAGGCTCGCTTCGACAGCGTGGGCGGAGACGGCATCTTCGCGTAGGGACCGACCGCACGACTCAAGCGATCTCCCAGCGCCCGTCTCTCGATTCGAGGGGCGGGTGCTGGTGTGCTTGGGGTCAGACGGCTCCGCGGAAGTTCAGCCGGGTCTCAAGCCTCTTCGCCAGCAACGAGAACGCGTAGGTCATCACGAAGTACATGACCGCGACAACCGCGAAGATCTCGAAGGCCCGGAAGGTACGCGAGTAGATCTGGTTGGCTACGTTCATGATCTCGGTGATCGCCAGAAGCGACACGAGCGAACTCTCCTTGAGGAGTGATGAGAACGAGTTCACCAGTGGCGGCAGCGCGATGCGCAGTGCCTGAGGCATGACCACCCATCGCAGCGTCTTGAACCAGCCAAGGCCCAGGGCGTGGGATGCGTCGTACTGCCCCTGATCGATTCCAAGCAGTGAGCCTCGGATGATCTCGGAGATGTAGGCGCCGCCGTTGAGTCCGAGTCCCAACACTGCCGCGACGTTTGCCTCCAACACCAGCCCGACCTGCGCGAGCCCGTAGTAGATGAAGAAGAGCTGCACGAGCAGGGGTGTGCCGCGGAAGAACTCGACGTAGGCGGTGACGGGCGCAGAGAGCCACCCGCCGCGGGAGCGAACCGCGCCCGTGACGACGCCGATCACGAGCGCAACGACGAACGACGCTGCGCTGATCTCAAGCGTCACCAGGGCCGCTGCGGCCAACTCGGGCGCCCAGTCGCCGATGATCTGCCACTG
Coding sequences:
- a CDS encoding amino acid ABC transporter permease produces the protein MNVVQWQIIGDWAPELAAAALVTLEISAASFVVALVIGVVTGAVRSRGGWLSAPVTAYVEFFRGTPLLVQLFFIYYGLAQVGLVLEANVAAVLGLGLNGGAYISEIIRGSLLGIDQGQYDASHALGLGWFKTLRWVVMPQALRIALPPLVNSFSSLLKESSLVSLLAITEIMNVANQIYSRTFRAFEIFAVVAVMYFVMTYAFSLLAKRLETRLNFRGAV